In Microbacterium maritypicum, the following are encoded in one genomic region:
- a CDS encoding GntR family transcriptional regulator, with product MTMSSDAPLGIVGVVDAVTAQLRGRILRGEIGSGTPLTESAVSQTFGVARPSAKAAIEQLVATGLLVRTAHRSARVVGIDSETVRDVYRTRTRLESAALRELAVTRTVPDAARDANAEILAMPAGPDPATVGPDLRFHTALIDALQSERTGRMYRSVLDEVRLCMAQVQGRRLLDAAVIAAQHADILDAVESGEGERAAALLEAHLSSAEERLVEALDAD from the coding sequence ATGACCATGAGCTCGGACGCGCCGCTCGGCATCGTCGGCGTGGTCGACGCCGTCACCGCTCAGCTGCGCGGACGCATCCTCCGCGGCGAGATCGGCTCCGGCACGCCGCTCACGGAGTCAGCCGTCTCGCAGACGTTCGGGGTGGCCAGGCCGAGTGCGAAAGCAGCCATCGAACAGCTCGTCGCCACCGGACTCCTGGTGCGCACCGCGCATCGAAGCGCCCGCGTCGTCGGGATCGACTCCGAGACCGTGCGCGACGTCTACCGCACGAGGACACGGCTGGAGAGCGCGGCGCTGCGCGAACTCGCCGTGACCAGGACCGTTCCGGATGCTGCCCGCGACGCCAACGCCGAGATCCTCGCGATGCCGGCCGGCCCCGACCCGGCGACTGTCGGCCCCGATCTGCGCTTCCACACCGCGCTCATCGACGCCCTCCAGAGCGAGCGGACCGGTCGCATGTACCGCAGCGTCCTCGACGAGGTGCGACTGTGCATGGCGCAGGTGCAGGGCCGCCGCCTGCTCGACGCTGCGGTGATCGCTGCCCAGCACGCCGACATCCTCGACGCGGTCGAGTCCGGAGAGGGCGAGCGTGCGGCCGCCCTCCTCGAGGCGCATCTCTCTTCGGCCGAGGAGAGGCTCGTCGAAGCGCTCGACGCCGACTAG
- a CDS encoding FAD-binding and (Fe-S)-binding domain-containing protein → MPTTLAEPLDPALLGPTTEVHSRSIDRFARAHDASHYLLIPDAVLSPADAEGVARAFGAVRAAGRTMTFRSGGTSLSGQSVSGDILVDTRSHFRDIRVEDDGAFVRVGPGATVRQVNTRLTRHRRKLGPDPASEIACTIGGVVANNSSGMACGITENSYQTIESMTIVLPSGTILDTGRPDANELLRAAEPAIVDGLLALRARLLASPEHVDFLRQQFSMKNTMGYGLNALLDFDDPVRILEHLIIGSEGTLAFVAEARFRTIEVRPAIATGLLVFETLSAAMTALPDLTRLGLATIELMDAASLRVAQGLSDVPAAIAAIDVQGHAALLVEVHASDAASLTESSAAAQVHFEALPLAVAPRLTTDAAERAALWHVRKGLYTAVAGARPSGTTALLEDIVVPVPRLLATCERLIELFAEHGYEGSVIFGHAKDGNVHFLLNERFDDADSIARYRRFTDDLVDLVLSQQGSLKAEHGTGRIMAPFVRRQYGDELTDMMWEIKGLLDPDGILNPGVVLSDDPDSYLHDLKRVPTVENEVDRCVECGYCEPTCPSKSITLTPRQRIVIRRDMAWAEEQGDTELLRDLQKDYDYDGVQTCAVDGMCGVACPVDINTGDLVRRLRAEQSNAVEGALWGTAAKHWSTVTRAGGIALTVADALPAPLVRGVTRVGRAVLGADTLPLYAAGLPRGGSKPPLPAAPSDAQVVFFGACIGTMFGAEGEGQGSRDALRELLERAGIPIVIPEENGGLCCGTPWKSKGHLDGYRLMSDRVLDSLWEASRQGELPVVCDAASCTEGLDVMLAQSVAKSPKYAGLRIEDATTYVAREVLPRLTVSAKLPTVAVHPTCSTTALGATGALTAIAAAVADDVFIPEGWGCCAFAGDRGMLHPELTASATAQESAEIAAAEEERGGFDAFVSANRTCEIGMTRATGRSYRHVIEILEELTRA, encoded by the coding sequence GTGCCGACCACACTCGCCGAACCGCTGGATCCCGCACTGCTGGGCCCCACGACCGAGGTGCACTCCCGGTCCATCGACCGCTTCGCCCGGGCACACGACGCTTCGCACTACCTGCTCATCCCGGATGCGGTGCTCTCCCCCGCGGATGCCGAGGGCGTCGCCCGTGCGTTCGGCGCCGTGCGTGCGGCGGGACGCACGATGACCTTCCGCTCCGGCGGGACGAGCCTGTCGGGGCAGAGCGTCAGCGGCGACATCCTCGTCGACACGCGCAGCCACTTCCGCGACATCCGCGTGGAGGACGACGGCGCATTCGTCCGCGTCGGTCCCGGAGCCACGGTTCGCCAGGTCAACACCCGGCTGACACGCCACCGCCGCAAGCTCGGGCCCGACCCGGCGAGTGAGATCGCCTGCACGATCGGCGGGGTCGTGGCGAACAACTCCAGCGGCATGGCCTGCGGCATCACCGAGAACTCGTACCAGACCATCGAATCGATGACGATCGTGCTCCCGAGCGGGACGATCCTCGACACCGGACGACCCGACGCGAACGAGCTGCTGCGCGCCGCGGAACCGGCGATCGTCGACGGGCTCCTGGCCCTGCGCGCACGGTTGCTCGCCTCGCCGGAGCATGTCGACTTCCTCCGGCAGCAGTTCTCGATGAAGAACACCATGGGCTACGGCCTCAACGCCCTGCTCGACTTCGACGATCCGGTGCGCATCCTCGAGCACCTCATCATCGGGTCCGAGGGCACCCTCGCGTTCGTCGCCGAGGCACGGTTCCGCACGATCGAGGTTCGTCCGGCGATCGCCACCGGTCTGCTCGTGTTCGAGACGCTGTCGGCCGCCATGACCGCACTCCCCGACCTCACGCGTCTCGGCCTCGCGACGATCGAGCTGATGGATGCCGCATCGCTGCGCGTGGCACAGGGTCTGAGCGATGTCCCGGCGGCGATCGCGGCGATCGACGTCCAGGGGCATGCGGCCCTGCTCGTGGAAGTCCACGCCTCCGATGCTGCGTCCCTCACGGAGTCGAGCGCCGCCGCCCAGGTGCATTTCGAGGCCCTGCCGCTGGCCGTGGCGCCTCGACTCACGACGGACGCCGCCGAGCGGGCCGCGCTGTGGCATGTGCGCAAGGGTCTCTACACGGCGGTGGCGGGTGCGCGCCCCTCCGGCACGACCGCTCTGCTCGAAGACATCGTCGTCCCTGTCCCCCGCCTGCTCGCGACCTGTGAGCGACTGATCGAACTGTTCGCCGAGCACGGCTACGAGGGCTCGGTCATCTTCGGTCATGCGAAGGACGGGAACGTCCATTTCCTGCTCAACGAGCGCTTCGACGACGCCGACAGCATCGCCCGCTACCGCCGGTTCACGGACGACCTGGTCGACCTCGTGCTGTCCCAGCAGGGTTCGCTGAAGGCCGAGCACGGAACCGGTCGCATCATGGCGCCGTTCGTGCGCCGCCAGTACGGCGACGAGCTGACCGACATGATGTGGGAGATCAAGGGCCTGCTCGATCCCGACGGCATCCTCAACCCCGGCGTCGTCCTCTCCGACGACCCCGACTCGTACCTGCACGACCTCAAGCGCGTTCCCACGGTCGAGAACGAGGTCGACCGCTGCGTCGAGTGCGGATACTGCGAGCCGACGTGTCCGAGCAAGAGCATCACGCTCACCCCGCGTCAGCGCATCGTGATCCGCCGCGACATGGCCTGGGCCGAAGAGCAGGGCGACACCGAGCTGCTGCGCGATCTGCAGAAGGACTACGACTACGACGGCGTGCAGACCTGCGCCGTCGACGGCATGTGCGGCGTGGCGTGCCCGGTCGACATCAACACCGGCGACCTGGTTCGTCGGCTGCGGGCCGAGCAGTCGAACGCCGTCGAGGGTGCCCTCTGGGGCACGGCGGCCAAGCACTGGAGCACGGTCACCCGGGCCGGCGGCATCGCCCTCACGGTCGCGGACGCGCTCCCGGCTCCTCTCGTCCGCGGAGTGACCCGGGTGGGACGCGCCGTTCTGGGCGCCGACACACTCCCGCTCTACGCCGCGGGACTTCCCCGCGGCGGGTCGAAGCCTCCGCTCCCCGCAGCCCCGAGCGATGCGCAGGTCGTGTTCTTCGGCGCGTGCATCGGCACGATGTTCGGCGCGGAGGGCGAAGGCCAGGGATCGAGGGACGCGCTGCGCGAGCTGTTGGAACGCGCCGGCATCCCCATCGTGATCCCTGAGGAGAACGGCGGCCTCTGCTGCGGCACGCCCTGGAAGTCCAAGGGCCACCTCGACGGTTACCGGCTCATGTCCGACCGGGTGCTGGATTCCCTCTGGGAGGCGAGCCGCCAGGGCGAGCTCCCCGTGGTGTGCGACGCCGCATCCTGCACAGAGGGCCTCGATGTGATGCTCGCGCAGTCCGTGGCGAAGAGTCCGAAGTACGCCGGGCTCCGGATCGAGGATGCGACGACGTACGTCGCCCGAGAGGTGCTGCCGCGGTTGACCGTGTCCGCGAAGCTTCCGACCGTGGCCGTACACCCGACGTGCTCGACGACCGCCCTCGGGGCGACGGGGGCTCTGACCGCGATCGCGGCCGCCGTCGCCGACGACGTTTTCATCCCGGAGGGCTGGGGCTGCTGCGCCTTCGCCGGTGACCGTGGGATGCTGCATCCGGAACTCACCGCCAGTGCGACCGCACAGGAATCCGCGGAGATCGCGGCCGCGGAGGAGGAGCGCGGCGGCTTCGATGCGTTCGTGTCAGCCAACCGCACGTGCGAGATCGGGATGACCAGGGCCACCGGCCGCTCCTACCGGCACGTGATCGAGATCCTCGAGGAACTCACCCGGGCCTGA
- the ilvC gene encoding ketol-acid reductoisomerase, whose product MSTEIFYDADADLSLIQGKKVAIVGYGSQGHAHAQNLRDSGVEVAIALKEGSKSAAKAEEAGFPVKTVAEATEWADVIMILAPDQHQRIIYSESIAPNLTAGKTLAFAHGFNIRFGYIDAPEGVDVILVAPKAPGHTVRREFVAGRGIPDIIAVERDASGHAWDLALSYAKAIGGTRAGVIKTTFTEETETDLFGEQAVLCGGVSHLVQAGFETLTEAGYQPQIAYFEVLHELKLIVDLMWEGGIAKQRWSISDTAEFGDYVSGPRVIDERVKESMQGVLADIQSGAFAKRFIDDQDNGAEEFLALRAKEEQHPIEVTGKELRSLFAWKQQDEDYVDGSAAR is encoded by the coding sequence GTGAGCACCGAGATCTTCTACGACGCCGACGCAGACCTGTCCCTGATCCAGGGCAAGAAGGTCGCGATCGTCGGCTACGGCTCGCAGGGCCACGCCCACGCGCAGAACCTGCGCGACTCGGGCGTCGAGGTCGCCATCGCACTGAAGGAGGGCTCCAAGTCCGCCGCGAAGGCCGAAGAGGCCGGCTTCCCCGTGAAGACCGTCGCCGAGGCCACCGAGTGGGCCGATGTCATCATGATCCTCGCGCCGGACCAGCACCAGCGCATCATCTACAGCGAGTCCATCGCGCCGAACCTCACGGCCGGCAAGACGCTCGCCTTCGCACACGGCTTCAACATCCGCTTCGGCTACATCGACGCCCCCGAGGGTGTCGACGTGATCCTCGTCGCTCCGAAGGCTCCGGGCCACACGGTCCGTCGCGAGTTCGTCGCCGGCCGTGGCATCCCGGACATCATCGCCGTCGAGCGCGACGCATCGGGTCACGCCTGGGACCTCGCCCTCTCGTACGCGAAGGCCATCGGCGGCACCCGCGCCGGCGTCATCAAGACGACCTTCACCGAAGAGACCGAGACCGACCTGTTCGGCGAGCAGGCCGTGCTCTGCGGTGGCGTGAGCCACCTCGTGCAGGCGGGCTTCGAGACGCTGACCGAGGCCGGCTACCAGCCGCAGATCGCCTACTTCGAGGTGCTGCACGAGCTCAAGCTCATCGTCGACCTGATGTGGGAGGGTGGCATCGCCAAGCAGCGCTGGTCGATCTCCGACACCGCCGAGTTCGGCGACTACGTCTCGGGCCCGCGCGTCATCGACGAGCGCGTCAAGGAGAGCATGCAGGGCGTGCTGGCCGACATCCAGTCGGGCGCCTTCGCGAAGCGCTTCATCGACGACCAGGACAACGGGGCCGAGGAGTTCCTCGCGCTGCGCGCCAAGGAGGAGCAACACCCCATCGAGGTCACCGGCAAGGAGCTGCGTTCGCTCTTCGCCTGGAAGCAGCAGGACGAGGACTACGTCGACGGCAGCGCTGCGCGCTGA
- the ilvN gene encoding acetolactate synthase small subunit yields MSTHVLSLLVENTPGLLTRVAGLFARRGFNIDSLAVGVTEVPGISRITVVVDVEELPLEQVTKQLNKLINVIKIVELDFSTSVQREHMLVKVRTDNATRSNVIEVVNLFRASVVDYASDALVIEVTGDKGKVDAMLRALEPFGIKEIAQSGLLAIGRGGKSITERVLRG; encoded by the coding sequence ATGTCGACTCACGTGCTGAGCCTGCTGGTGGAGAACACCCCAGGACTCCTCACCCGCGTCGCCGGGCTGTTCGCCCGTCGCGGCTTCAACATCGACTCCCTCGCCGTCGGCGTGACCGAGGTGCCCGGTATCTCCCGCATCACGGTCGTCGTCGACGTCGAGGAGCTGCCGCTCGAGCAGGTCACGAAGCAGCTCAACAAGCTGATCAACGTGATCAAGATCGTCGAGCTCGATTTCTCGACGTCGGTCCAGCGCGAGCACATGCTCGTGAAGGTGCGCACCGACAACGCCACGCGCTCGAACGTGATCGAGGTCGTGAACCTCTTCCGCGCGTCGGTGGTGGATTACGCCTCGGATGCGCTCGTGATCGAGGTGACCGGCGACAAGGGCAAGGTCGACGCCATGCTCCGTGCACTGGAGCCCTTCGGCATCAAGGAGATCGCGCAGTCGGGTCTTCTCGCCATCGGGCGCGGCGGTAAGAGCATCACCGAACGCGTCCTGCGCGGCTGA
- a CDS encoding acetolactate synthase large subunit, producing MTADSAPAVPRPPARQSSAPEITGAEAVVRSLELLGVTDVFGLPGGAILPVYDPLMDAKDLRHILVRHEQGAGHAAEGYASASGKVGVCIATSGPGATNLVTAIADAYMDSVPMLAITGQVFSTLMGTDAFQEADIVGITMPITKHSFLVKDAADIPGAIAAAYEIAGTGRPGPVLVDITKDAQQATAPFVWPPKIDLPGYRPVTKAHGKQIQAAATLLAEAKKPVLYVGGGVIRGKASAELLELAESTGAPVVTTLMARGAFPDSHPQHLGMPGMHGTVPAVLALQEADLLVSLGARFDDRVTGKAALFAPNAKVVHVDIDPAEISKIRTADVPIVGDVRDVLTDLDAAFRGATASAKPDIEEWWSYLDGLRTEFPLGYAPTTDGLLAPQYVIQRIGELTGPEGVFASGVGQHQMWAAQFIKYERPNAWLNSGGAGTMGYSVPAAMGAKVAEPERHVWAIDGDGCFQMTNQELATCTINNIPIKVAIINNSSLGMVRQWQTLFYDGRHSNTDLNTGHGTVRIPDFVKLAEAYGCLAIRVEKEEEVDAAIQLALETNDRPVVIDFVVSADSMVWPMVPQGVSNSYVQYAREHAPDFDQED from the coding sequence ATGACTGCTGACTCCGCCCCGGCTGTGCCGAGGCCGCCCGCCCGTCAATCCTCTGCCCCGGAGATCACCGGCGCCGAGGCCGTCGTCCGCTCGCTCGAGCTGCTCGGTGTCACCGATGTCTTCGGCCTGCCCGGCGGAGCGATCCTCCCCGTGTACGACCCGCTGATGGATGCCAAGGATCTGCGCCACATCCTGGTGCGGCACGAGCAGGGGGCCGGCCACGCGGCCGAGGGCTATGCGTCGGCTTCGGGCAAGGTGGGCGTGTGCATCGCGACCTCCGGCCCCGGCGCGACGAACCTCGTGACCGCGATCGCCGACGCCTACATGGACTCGGTGCCGATGCTGGCCATCACCGGTCAGGTGTTCTCGACGCTGATGGGGACCGATGCGTTCCAGGAAGCAGACATCGTGGGCATCACGATGCCGATCACCAAGCACTCGTTCCTGGTGAAGGACGCGGCCGACATCCCGGGCGCGATCGCCGCGGCGTATGAGATCGCCGGCACCGGTCGTCCGGGTCCCGTGCTGGTCGACATCACGAAGGATGCGCAGCAGGCGACGGCGCCGTTCGTGTGGCCGCCCAAGATCGATCTCCCCGGCTACCGCCCGGTGACCAAGGCGCACGGCAAGCAGATCCAGGCCGCAGCCACCCTGCTCGCCGAGGCCAAGAAGCCGGTGCTGTACGTGGGCGGCGGAGTGATCCGCGGCAAGGCGTCGGCCGAGCTCCTCGAGCTCGCGGAATCCACGGGAGCGCCGGTCGTCACCACGCTGATGGCCCGTGGCGCGTTCCCTGACTCGCACCCGCAGCACCTCGGCATGCCGGGCATGCACGGCACGGTTCCCGCCGTGCTGGCGCTCCAGGAGGCCGACCTCCTCGTCTCGCTCGGCGCACGGTTCGACGACCGCGTGACGGGCAAGGCGGCGCTCTTCGCCCCGAACGCCAAGGTCGTGCACGTGGACATCGACCCCGCGGAGATCTCGAAGATCCGCACCGCGGATGTGCCGATCGTGGGAGATGTCCGCGACGTGCTGACCGATCTGGATGCCGCGTTCCGCGGTGCCACCGCCAGCGCGAAGCCCGACATCGAGGAGTGGTGGTCGTACCTCGATGGCCTCCGCACCGAGTTCCCGCTCGGCTACGCGCCGACGACCGACGGGCTCCTCGCTCCGCAGTACGTGATCCAGCGCATCGGCGAGCTCACCGGTCCCGAGGGCGTCTTCGCCTCGGGTGTCGGCCAGCATCAGATGTGGGCGGCGCAGTTCATCAAGTACGAGCGCCCCAACGCCTGGCTGAACTCCGGCGGTGCCGGCACCATGGGCTACTCGGTGCCCGCGGCGATGGGTGCGAAGGTCGCAGAGCCGGAGCGTCACGTCTGGGCGATCGACGGCGACGGCTGCTTCCAGATGACCAATCAGGAGCTCGCGACCTGCACCATCAACAACATCCCGATCAAGGTCGCGATCATCAACAACTCCTCGCTGGGCATGGTGCGCCAGTGGCAGACGCTGTTCTACGACGGCCGCCACTCGAACACCGACCTCAACACCGGGCACGGCACGGTCCGAATCCCCGACTTCGTGAAGCTCGCCGAGGCGTACGGCTGCCTGGCGATCCGCGTGGAGAAGGAGGAAGAGGTGGATGCCGCCATCCAGCTCGCGCTCGAGACGAACGACCGCCCCGTGGTGATCGACTTCGTCGTGAGCGCCGACTCCATGGTGTGGCCGATGGTCCCGCAGGGCGTCAGCAACAGCTACGTCCAGTACGCCCGCGAGCACGCGCCCGACTTCGACCAGGAGGACTGA
- the ilvD gene encoding dihydroxy-acid dehydratase, with protein MSSHDPSNSAPIDIKPRSRVVTDGIEATTSRGMLRAVGMGDADWDKPQIGIASSWNEITPCNLSLDRLAQGAKEGVHSGGGYPLQFGTISVSDGISMGHEGMHFSLVSREVIADSVETVMMAERLDGSVLLAGCDKSIPGMLMASARLDLSSVFLYAGSIAPGWVKLSDGTEKDVTIIDSFEAVGACRAGLMSEEDLKRIECAIAPGEGACGGMYTANTMASVAEALGLSLPGSAAPPAADRRRDYFAHRSGEAVVNLLRQGITTRDILTKEAFENAIALAMALGGSTNVVLHLLAIAREADVDLSLHDFNRIGDKVPHVADMKPFGKYVMNDVDRHGGIPVIMKAMLDEGLLHGDALTVTGKTLAENLADLDPQPIDGEVIHTFDNPIHATGGLTILHGSLAPEGAVVKTAGFDAAVFEGPARVFERERAAMDAVAEGEIEPGTVIVIRYEGPKGGPGMREMLAITAAIKGAGLGKDVLLLTDGRFSGGTTGLCIGHIAPEAVDAGPIAFVRDGDLIRVDIAARSLDLLVDDAELASRRSGWEPLPPRYTRGVLAKYSRLVRSAAEGATTG; from the coding sequence ATGTCCTCGCATGATCCCTCCAATAGCGCGCCCATCGACATCAAGCCCCGCAGCCGCGTCGTCACCGACGGCATCGAGGCCACGACCTCCCGAGGCATGCTCCGTGCCGTCGGGATGGGGGACGCCGACTGGGACAAACCGCAGATCGGCATCGCGTCCAGCTGGAACGAGATCACTCCCTGCAACCTGAGCCTCGATCGGCTCGCGCAGGGCGCCAAGGAGGGTGTGCACTCCGGGGGCGGCTACCCGCTGCAGTTCGGCACGATCTCCGTCTCGGACGGCATCTCGATGGGTCACGAGGGGATGCACTTCTCGTTGGTGTCCCGTGAGGTCATCGCGGACTCCGTCGAGACCGTGATGATGGCCGAACGCCTCGACGGCTCCGTCCTGCTCGCCGGCTGCGACAAGTCGATCCCGGGCATGCTCATGGCGAGCGCCCGCCTCGACCTGTCGAGCGTCTTCCTCTATGCCGGCTCGATCGCGCCGGGGTGGGTCAAGCTCTCCGACGGCACCGAGAAGGACGTCACGATCATCGACTCGTTCGAGGCGGTCGGCGCCTGCCGTGCCGGTCTCATGAGCGAAGAGGACCTCAAGCGCATCGAGTGCGCGATCGCACCGGGTGAGGGGGCCTGTGGTGGTATGTACACCGCCAACACGATGGCGTCCGTCGCCGAGGCACTCGGTCTCAGCCTCCCCGGTTCGGCCGCACCGCCCGCCGCGGACCGTCGGCGCGACTACTTCGCCCACCGCTCGGGCGAGGCCGTCGTGAACCTGCTCCGCCAGGGCATCACGACGCGCGACATCCTCACCAAGGAGGCGTTCGAGAACGCGATCGCCCTGGCGATGGCGCTCGGCGGCTCCACGAACGTGGTGCTCCACCTGCTGGCGATCGCTCGCGAGGCCGACGTCGACCTGAGCCTGCACGACTTCAACCGCATCGGCGACAAGGTTCCCCACGTCGCCGACATGAAGCCGTTCGGCAAGTACGTCATGAACGACGTCGACCGTCACGGCGGCATCCCCGTGATCATGAAGGCGATGCTCGACGAGGGCCTCCTGCACGGTGACGCACTCACGGTCACGGGCAAGACGCTCGCCGAGAACCTCGCCGATCTCGACCCGCAGCCGATCGACGGCGAGGTCATCCACACGTTCGACAACCCGATCCACGCGACCGGCGGACTCACGATCCTGCACGGTTCGCTGGCTCCTGAGGGCGCCGTCGTCAAGACGGCCGGCTTCGACGCCGCCGTGTTCGAGGGCCCCGCCCGCGTGTTCGAGCGCGAGCGCGCCGCCATGGACGCCGTCGCGGAGGGCGAGATCGAGCCCGGTACCGTCATCGTCATCCGCTACGAGGGCCCCAAGGGCGGACCGGGTATGCGCGAGATGCTCGCCATCACCGCGGCCATCAAGGGCGCGGGACTCGGAAAAGATGTACTACTCTTGACGGACGGACGATTCTCAGGCGGCACAACCGGCCTGTGCATCGGCCACATAGCACCCGAAGCGGTGGACGCAGGTCCCATCGCCTTCGTGCGCGATGGTGATCTGATACGGGTCGATATCGCAGCTCGCTCTCTCGATCTACTCGTCGACGACGCAGAGCTCGCCTCCCGCCGTTCTGGCTGGGAGCCGCTTCCCCCGCGCTACACCCGAGGCGTTCTTGCCAAGTACTCGCGCCTCGTGCGGTCCGCCGCCGAGGGAGCGACCACCGGCTGA
- the otsB gene encoding trehalose-phosphatase has product MTRPWIPGTADDDLSALAATPRLVVALDFDGTASPLVPDPMAARALPEVAIQVERLASLPDTVVAYVSGRSMHDLRVITEHTDDSAIALAGSHGAQYWFPGEGDAEIAGDVTEDGSREELWAAAKPIIERFEGAEFEPKTFGMGVHTRRADRETEERVFAEIDALVAERFPHWRRRAGHRVLEFSSRAEGKDAAMTALRERFDATGILFAGDDVTDEDAMRVLGEGDLGVRVGPGESAAVLRVDTPQQIAALLEALADARTSAQQ; this is encoded by the coding sequence GTGACGCGCCCCTGGATCCCCGGAACCGCCGATGACGACCTGAGTGCCCTGGCGGCGACGCCGCGCCTGGTCGTTGCCCTCGACTTCGACGGCACCGCCTCGCCTCTCGTGCCTGACCCGATGGCTGCGCGCGCGCTTCCCGAGGTCGCGATCCAGGTGGAGCGGCTCGCGTCGCTTCCCGACACCGTCGTGGCGTACGTCTCCGGACGCAGCATGCACGATCTGCGGGTCATCACCGAACACACCGACGACTCCGCCATCGCCCTCGCGGGTTCCCACGGCGCGCAGTACTGGTTCCCGGGTGAGGGAGATGCCGAGATCGCGGGCGACGTCACCGAGGACGGCTCGCGTGAAGAGCTGTGGGCAGCCGCGAAGCCGATCATCGAGCGCTTCGAAGGTGCCGAGTTCGAACCCAAGACCTTCGGCATGGGCGTGCACACCCGCCGCGCGGACCGCGAGACCGAGGAGCGCGTCTTCGCCGAGATCGACGCTCTCGTCGCCGAGCGCTTCCCGCACTGGCGACGTCGGGCCGGACACCGCGTGCTGGAGTTCTCCTCGCGTGCAGAGGGCAAGGACGCGGCCATGACGGCGCTTCGTGAGCGCTTCGACGCCACCGGAATCCTGTTCGCCGGTGACGATGTGACCGACGAGGATGCGATGCGCGTGCTCGGCGAGGGCGACCTCGGCGTGCGCGTCGGTCCGGGGGAGAGCGCCGCGGTGCTTCGTGTGGACACTCCACAACAGATCGCCGCGCTTCTGGAGGCGCTCGCGGACGCCCGCACCTCTGCGCAGCAATAG
- a CDS encoding trehalose-6-phosphate synthase: MTAADFVVVANRLPVDRVEGPDGEEVWRTSPGGLVAALEPMMRNVRGAWVGWAGQADVELTPFEAGGIELVPVALSAQEVAEYYEGFANDTIWPLYHDVIAPPQYHREWWDAYVRVNRRFAEAAAAAVAKEGTVWVHDYQLQLVPQMVRELRPDVTIGYFHHIPFPAHGLYAQLPWRDQVLRGLLGADVIGFQRAQDATYFLTAVRRRLRYDVKGPNVSVPDGEGTRTALARAFPISIDTTPYLELAAREDIRARAAEIRASLGNPKRILLGVDRLDYTKGIRHRIKAYGELLAEGRLNVEDVTLVQVASPSRERVDAYVHLRDEIELAVSRINGDTDTMGHSAIRYLHQGYPREEMVALYLAADVMLVTALRDGMNLVAKEYVASRVDDRGVLVLSEFTGAADELRQAVRVNPHDIEGLKDAIMTAVEMPPAEQGRRMRSLRRRVLDNDVNAWSSSFLAALSEVRGR; encoded by the coding sequence TTGACCGCCGCAGATTTCGTCGTCGTCGCCAACCGCCTGCCGGTCGACCGGGTGGAGGGACCTGACGGCGAGGAAGTCTGGCGCACGTCTCCTGGTGGGCTCGTGGCCGCCCTCGAGCCGATGATGCGCAACGTGCGCGGGGCCTGGGTGGGCTGGGCAGGGCAGGCCGACGTCGAGCTCACGCCGTTCGAAGCCGGTGGTATCGAGCTGGTGCCGGTCGCACTGAGTGCGCAGGAGGTCGCGGAGTACTACGAGGGCTTCGCCAACGACACGATCTGGCCGCTCTACCACGACGTGATCGCGCCGCCGCAGTACCACCGCGAATGGTGGGACGCATACGTCCGGGTCAACCGCCGGTTCGCGGAAGCAGCCGCCGCCGCTGTGGCGAAGGAGGGCACCGTCTGGGTGCACGACTACCAGCTGCAGCTCGTCCCGCAGATGGTGCGCGAACTGCGTCCGGACGTGACGATCGGCTATTTCCACCACATCCCGTTCCCGGCTCACGGCCTCTACGCCCAGCTGCCGTGGCGCGATCAGGTGCTGCGCGGGCTGCTCGGCGCCGACGTCATCGGCTTCCAGCGTGCTCAGGACGCCACGTACTTCCTCACGGCGGTGCGGCGCCGGCTCCGCTACGACGTCAAGGGACCGAACGTCTCGGTCCCCGATGGGGAGGGGACCCGCACGGCACTGGCCCGGGCATTCCCGATCTCCATCGACACGACGCCCTACCTCGAGCTCGCGGCCCGCGAAGACATTCGCGCGCGTGCCGCCGAGATCCGGGCGAGCCTCGGCAACCCGAAGCGCATCCTGCTCGGCGTCGATCGACTCGACTACACCAAGGGCATCCGCCACCGCATCAAGGCCTACGGGGAGCTGCTCGCGGAAGGGCGACTCAACGTCGAAGACGTCACGCTCGTGCAGGTCGCGAGTCCGAGCCGGGAGCGCGTCGACGCGTACGTCCATCTGCGTGACGAGATCGAGCTCGCCGTGAGCCGCATCAACGGCGACACGGACACGATGGGCCACTCCGCCATCCGGTATCTGCACCAGGGCTATCCACGCGAGGAGATGGTCGCGCTCTACCTGGCTGCCGACGTGATGCTGGTGACCGCACTTCGCGACGGCATGAACCTCGTCGCCAAGGAGTACGTCGCCAGTCGCGTGGACGATCGCGGCGTCCTCGTGCTCAGTGAGTTCACCGGGGCGGCGGACGAGCTCCGGCAGGCGGTGCGGGTCAACCCGCACGACATCGAAGGGCTCAAGGACGCGATCATGACCGCGGTGGAGATGCCCCCGGCCGAGCAGGGTCGGCGCATGAGATCACTGCGCCGTCGTGTGCTGGACAATGATGTGAACGCCTGGTCCTCCTCGTTCCTCGCCGCGCTGTCCGAGGTGCGCGGACGCTGA